The genomic segment CTTTCTTTCCAACAAGTGGATTACTTTTCAACTGTAATTGCGCAGTCCGGGCACATCATAGCGCACATTGCACAGCCGATGCATGCCGCATCATCTGTACAGGCAGCAGTGAAGTAGCCTTTCTTGTTGCGCTTTTCCTTTGAAATCGCAACAATGTGCTTCGGGCAGGCTGTGGTGCAAAGCCCGCAGCCCTTGCAGCGCTCAAACAATACTGTCATCTTAGCCATGGTCTGATTCTCCTTTCCGGAAAAAATGTTATTGGTTGCAAGGGGTGGCAGCCGTTAGTCCCAGATGGGACGGACATGCACATGAACCGGATGCAGCCCCACACCTGATGGCGATAGTCGATCGTCATAGGTCGTGTACAAAAGTGGAAGATCCGCCTGCCGTGCCAGTTCCTGGGCAAAGGGCAGGGAGGACTCGATATGGGCAACGGTGGTTTCACAGCCCAGATTGGAATTGTTGACGATTCCGGTATGCTTCATATGGGAAGCCTGCTCGATTTCGTACATCATCGTCAGGGCT from the Ruminococcus champanellensis 18P13 = JCM 17042 genome contains:
- a CDS encoding 4Fe-4S dicluster domain-containing protein, which gives rise to MAKMTVLFERCKGCGLCTTACPKHIVAISKEKRNKKGYFTAACTDDAACIGCAMCAMMCPDCAITVEK